The stretch of DNA GACCCAATTACACCTCGTTGTCTTATCTCATTGCACTCGCATTAAGACAGCTCACATTGTATCAGCTACAAAATGTAGCATCACGTAAGGAATTATTTTAACCTGTAAATCAACCGTCATCGTGGACTTCGCGGACCAGATTTGGATATTATTTAGGTAAAAGGTCGCGATCTTTTAAATGCGTCCATCACGGAAATCCACGATCTTTAATTAATTTCCATCGTGGAATCGCGTGTTTTGGTGAATCCGCGATAGCTGGACtgtacatacattttttgtacttccTACAAGTGAGGGTATACCCAAAATTATCAAGGATACAAGTTCTTCTGTCCCCTTAAAGCAGATTGAGGATACCTTTTactttaagcatgttaagtggGACCAGTAAATGTAAGATTACTATACAGAAAGCTAAAGGTGGATCAttggtatatatttcctcagatagaactTTTTTTATACTTGATCAGAATGTAGATTTTTCcatgctttttttcaaaaatacaaaaaagaaatatggGTCAGGGTGCTATATTTTAAGCTATATGTCGTGCAAAATTGATTAACTTTGcatagattgttcatgaaaaaacacttTTTTGTGAATAAAAAGACATCTTTGAgatggaattttgaaatgaaatatgagAAGAAaggttttaggtttttaaatatGCTTTATGAAAATACAACGAAAAAATGGTGCCACAGaccttgttttcttgctacaagtaaaaaacaaaaatttctctATCATTCcttcaaaaaaaaaactatttgaggCACATCTCTTTGAAATGCAAAGTAGACAATTTGATTGAAGCAAGCTCAAACATTTGGTATATGATAAATCAGTTTGAATAATGCAATAAATAACTTATTAGCCTTTAATCCAATGAACAGTTTAACCCATTAATGGCCAAgttgtctccaaatttgcagatttaagaAAGAACAAGACATAATGAAACTACTTTTTTACAATTCAAGATGGTGGTATACAGTTAAGGAAAAAACGTTTACATctgaaacaattttaaattatttttttctaattgtagAACTTATTCCGTTCTTAActttgcatgaaatacttgtcacTTTACATTATGTATCCAACTCGTAATAAAAAGTAAATCCATTACCAAATTAAGAATctatctgaatttttaatatCGAGCAACCAAATGGTTGGTTTAATAAACAACTACCTGCAGTGTTTCCACAGACTCTTTACCATGGTGCAATATAAATTGATTTTACAATAGAAGGTTTCATATAAATGCTGGGCTATACTTTGAGGTAAACAGTGCTATTTATAGTACTGCGGAGCACACTACCTATGTGTGTAAGATACCATACCTTAACTGCAGCAGCAAATACACAGAGGCGGCAACACCATTCCACATCTGGCTGTAATACTTCTGCAGAAATATTAGGGTTGTGACATTCCTGATGATAGCCTACAACCATATTAAATTGTCAAACATTTTATCTTAAAGGAAACATTTTATCTTAAAGGTCgttttaatcaaagagctgaacaTGATTTTCAAGCATAAAAAAATTTCTATTCTAAACTGGTTACCGTATATTTCTTTCCACAAGTATATTACCAGTATCCGCCCATCACACCGGGGACATCAGGTATTAGTACACTAAATAAGTTGACCAAATGCAGCAACGACGAATGTAGCTATTGCCCTTGGATCAATTTCCGAAAGTCTTTCACAAGCATTCACAGAacgcaaatatagaaaaaaatatattggggACTGCAACACACCAAATATCATTTACATGATAACATGCAAGTCTTGTAAACAACAATATGTTGGCAAAAGCAAACGTCCTTTTAAAAATTGACTCAGCGAACATCTCCGATATGTCAAAAATAAGTCATCGGAGCCCACTGGTAAACATTTCAACCAGACAGGGCACAACATCCACATGTCTTTGGAAATCATCGAAGTCCTCTGGAACGATCCTAATGACCACACATCAAAATTCCTTAGGGGTAAAAGAGAGGATTATTGGATCCTCCAACTCAAGAGCGCTAAAACCCATTGGAATCAACAGTTTAGAGACTTCCAAATTTCCGTGCACCACTCACTCTATTCTCTATATTACCAGTATAAGAAATGCATTGTTTTATCTGAATAACTTTGctaatatcaatttattttgcCTAATAGCTAAGAACTTACTatgtttacttttacaatagtGGTTTTTGAATAATTGTTTCAAATTCAAAAATCTGAATGCCTTACTTCTTTCGTTTTTCAACTATTATGTCTTATGGTGGTTTTTTTTGCAGTAGGGGTTTGGCACCTCATAATTTGaagtacatttttgtatattCCCATCCCACCCAAATATcatgaaatatctttttattcatatctAAATTTCTGTATGCATAGGTCTTGTGTGTACATACCACATactgaataaaataatttaaatcctACCTAGTCCACAGTTGTCACAGAGAACTATTTCATTGGGTTTATCTGACACATCTGTTTGACATAGGCAACAGCTGACATCTCCTTCATTGGCACCTggaattataaaacaatataaaattaccCAACAGACAATGTCACAAGAAAACAAGTTGTCATGTGAGCAAAGTTATTTTGTCACCAGATTGGCTTCAAaattataccccccccccccaaaaccACCCCATACAGTAATGAAAAAGTCAAGGATGCAACATTGTTTAAGCAGGTATAGAAATAAGTTGTGTCCAAATGACTATGGTGACAAGATCcttctcaacccccccccccaaaaaaaaaagcatcatCTCCTCTTATTTAGTTGTTTATTGGTGTCAAAATATATGATTTCAAACTTAATTATTGAAAATGACACTGAACTTGTCGTTCTTCATACCTTTCTGTAGATCTTTAAATAATATCCAATACTCAGAATCGTCCTCAAATCTAACATAACATTTTCTTCCACGCTCATCGACCTACAAATATTTGAAgatgtttttaaacattttaaaatacagCATTGTTATGAACAgaagtatatatgtatatatatcattaaacaaattaatttttttcttctgtaCAGAGAGCAGCATATGACGGAAATGTGTCCAGTGTCCACATTTAGGGAAACAACTAAAACACTTGACAGGAGGCAAGCAAAACATAATATGACTTTTCAATTTTTGATCGATTGATTGTAGGTTATTTAACGTCCAGgcgcaaatatttcatgcatgttcaggacgaaaacaagttttcaataaatacaataggtggGTCTAGAAATGAAAGAGGCCTTCCGGGATGATGgttggggaaatttggactgccactggaaaatgagggtatattggacagggacagaaattttgtcttgcaacaggccacctacataccccttaaagagttgttgcaaggattcttaacgtgcaaagatcGTGGCACTCACTTTACACGAGACATAGAATTTAACATCCCCATTCTGACTGGACGtggctgcaaacttgatacattcTGTGGCTAGCGTTTTACTGCCAGttgggagaagaccaagtgaccatatttcatTTCCCCAGTCAACCTTGGTGGGTTCAATTTTTTCCCCAATCTTAACCCATTTTACATGTTCTATGGATAATTTTATCATGGGCTGGCTGAAAAATTTAAGTTTGCTGGTGTTTTGATGCAATAAAGCGTTAAACtgagaataacaaaaaaatttaattaaaatgcagaaaatttatttcaattaattttttttcaaagacgGTCAAAACagagatttatttttttcttcataaaaggCTTAAAAATATAAGACACTATTCTTTTAAAGTAGCAATAAGCATGATAAAAATTGTTTCGATTCTTAACATTTTACCTAAGTAGAACAGACCATCATACTATCTAGCCAGCACTTAATAACATTTTACCTTAAAGACAGTTCCTAAGTAGAAGAGACCATCATACCATCTAGCCAGCACTTCCTgattaatttgaaatttacatGGACTCAACATCACTTTCTTCCTCTTTCCAGAGGAGGGTCTACCTCTATTTCCTCCAGAACTCTTCCTCTGCCTTCCTACAGGTTTTCTTGGTCTAACAATTCGCCTATTTGCTTTATCTTCTTGTAATTTGGCACTAGCTGGATGCAACAATTGTTCATCAAAGCTGAAATTAGATATGGACGGATCATTTGTTTCGGAAGATGGAGTTGCTGGTTCTACTTTGACCTTGACTGGACTTCCTGCTTGCGGTTTAAGCGGACTGTTATTTTTTGTGGCACAAATTTCAGTTAGCTGCTTAAGATCTAGATTAGAAGCTGTTGGTCCTTTTGTCGAAGTATTGGTACCTTTCTTTGAAGCCTCACTCTCAGAATTTCCAACCGGAGTTTTCTGTGGACTAGATTGACCTTCTGCATCGCCATCTACTTTTTCAATAGTCTTTTCTTTTGGTGaagttttaacattttcattatcAGATATCTCTGTACTTGTTTTCTTCACCACTGTTTTACACTGAacaacaaaatttacaaaagtgTCTATAAAACTATTTGGCGATCTTTTTGATTGACAGCTAGTCATGCTAGTGGGCGATGTTTTACAAGGAGAACTTGTAGGTGAATTCTTAGCTGCAGAACTACTGGGTGAATTTTTAGATGGTGAGCTATTAGGTGATTTCTTTGCTGGTGAGCTACTTGGTGATTTTTTACCTGGTGAACTATTCATCATTTTTTTACCTGGACTCTCGTTATTCAATTTTCTGCAGACTGGTGAGATTTTTCGCTCAGCTTCATCAGCATTTGATTTTAGATGCTGAGGGGATTTCTTCGGAGAAAGTTCATGATCAGATTTCAAGTTTTTTGGAGAGTAATCCTTATAATTTTTTGGACTTTCTTTTGCTGCTCGTACAAGATTACGCCTGGGACTGTTTACTAATTCGGATTCTAAACTTGCTGGACTAATGATTCTAGATCTCTTGGGATTAGGACTTTCTAAATTTTCCATTTGTCTTTTTTTCCTCTTTTTATTACTTACTGCCTGAGACATGGACATTTTAGGACTGTTCTTACCTATTGTTCTAGGACTATATCTCAATGGAGAAGGTCTACTTCTGATATTATCAATCTGACGTCCTCTTCTTGGACTTGACCTTTCAGCTTTTGGACTGCAGGTTACAATTCTATTACAGTCTTTGAAAACTTCTACATTTAAAGGTTTCCAAACTGCCCTGGGGCTTGAAGATTTATCTGTCAACTTGCTGGCTTTTGGTGATAAAAACTTAGAAGGTTGTGTGCCATCTAATATGCTAGATTTAGAAACCCTGCTTGGACTCGCCTTATTCATTTGATTCCCTGCTCtgccttttttaattgatgatttTGGACTACAACCTAATGGGCTGTAACCTACTGGGGTTGATTTTTCACTGCTTGAACAGTCATTTGTGAGATCTATTAGAGATGAAGCTGGAGAGTCATCTATAGCAACATAGCAAATTTTCCGAGGACGTTTTCTGGCATTTTTAGGTGTTGACTCTAATTTTTCATCCCACAGTGGTGGTTGAACTGATTTTGTTTGAACTGGACTATTAGATGCAGTTCTGGCTCTCTTTGGGCTACTTTGCTTCCTACTTCTTCGTCCAGAAAGTCCTGAAACTGAGGTTCCAACATAAGATGAAGCTACTGAAACTGTTGAAAAGAGACTCATGTTGGAATTAATATCCAATGAACTGGTCTGGATAGTCCCAGATTTTGCTATATCATCCATTGTTAAACTgtcaataaaaatgttatttgagTGAAAT from Mytilus galloprovincialis chromosome 2, xbMytGall1.hap1.1, whole genome shotgun sequence encodes:
- the LOC143063792 gene encoding uncharacterized protein LOC143063792 — translated: MEYSPGRELRNRVRQSPSSSPAATSQRIRSPHSSPSQPGSSLLNGAFKLKSTTTNRLDVEIGGQTNPTVINVENGGFGNHSLGSSAQNLQENQSSFHSNNIFIDSLTMDDIAKSGTIQTSSLDINSNMSLFSTVSVASSYVGTSVSGLSGRRSRKQSSPKRARTASNSPVQTKSVQPPLWDEKLESTPKNARKRPRKICYVAIDDSPASSLIDLTNDCSSSEKSTPVGYSPLGCSPKSSIKKGRAGNQMNKASPSRVSKSSILDGTQPSKFLSPKASKLTDKSSSPRAVWKPLNVEVFKDCNRIVTCSPKAERSSPRRGRQIDNIRSRPSPLRYSPRTIGKNSPKMSMSQAVSNKKRKKRQMENLESPNPKRSRIISPASLESELVNSPRRNLVRAAKESPKNYKDYSPKNLKSDHELSPKKSPQHLKSNADEAERKISPVCRKLNNESPGKKMMNSSPGKKSPSSSPAKKSPNSSPSKNSPSSSAAKNSPTSSPCKTSPTSMTSCQSKRSPNSFIDTFVNFVVQCKTVVKKTSTEISDNENVKTSPKEKTIEKVDGDAEGQSSPQKTPVGNSESEASKKGTNTSTKGPTASNLDLKQLTEICATKNNSPLKPQAGSPVKVKVEPATPSSETNDPSISNFSFDEQLLHPASAKLQEDKANRRIVRPRKPVGRQRKSSGGNRGRPSSGKRKKVMLSPCKFQINQEVLARWYDGLFYLGTVFKVDERGRKCYVRFEDDSEYWILFKDLQKGANEGDVSCCLCQTDVSDKPNEIVLCDNCGLGYHQECHNPNISAEVLQPDVEWCCRLCVFAAAVKKGGALKNGPDAKALQKMKQTFPYDIHKLTWDAQHKTNVEQCYCYCGGPGSWFLKMLQCCRCRQWFHEACIQCLEYPLMNGDRFYLFVCSHCNTGPEYIKRLDLKWVDVVHLTLYNLTIEGRWNKFFDVDTIVEFITSNLENLQVNSLSADKDSIREKVVNSLNGYKSRFTNQKENRKKPMGKPCFGLRVRIPPPAPMVMLPHTGQVNHEVMMSYKEKGKNFKCFMPSQCTSPVCLPWQSKQKGLEIDVSIAFKSDKVRRNLLQSASGNQEYKGYDSENSVPTDIVANQHTLEALIPPTKNFDGFNHPFKHFFEQEEELAHHKRKNEIINYLFMEYESDLVSQSSVESAVSSVKDDPTKAIPTPPPSITSGNSKVEIKNIIKSRGRKRKAADTPTEPMRQSKRKRVTTSYFNVLDVQTIESVKSEPVNMAQIRNNMCQYFGAADRLKKGEKYNVFGKHVTNDGKTKYLIQWEGLQTK